The genomic region CTGCTGCATTTCTGTTACTGTACGTATCACTCTCATTTATCTTTTCCTCCATAAAGAGAAGGGATTTCCTCTTCATCCATATCATAAGCATACTCTGTTGATGGGAAAATATCCGCTTTGACTTCATTTACATATTGCTCAATCGATGAATGAATCAGGTCATTTACATTTCCATAAGGTTTTACAAACTTAGGCAGACGATCTACCCCGTATTTTAAAATATCATGGTAAACAAGAACCTGTCCGTCGCAGTGCTTGCCTGCACCAATACCAATAGTAGGAATAGAAACTGTTTCTGTAATAAGCTTTGCCAGAGGTTCAGGTACACATTCAAGAACCAATGCCATCGCCCCTGATTCTTCTACCTTTTTTGCATTTTCGATTAATTCCTCGGCGTCCTTTTTATTTTTCCCCTGTATCCGGTATCCTCCAATAACATTTACGGTCTGTGGAGTCAGGCCTAAGTGTCCTACGACAGGAATGCCTGCTTGGATAAGCAAACGGATACTTTCTAAAACTTCTCCGGCCCCTTCAAGCTTTAATGCCTGTGCACCTGTTTCCTGAAACAATCGCTTGGCATTTTTCATCGTATCTTCCCGGGAAATATGATAGGACATAAATGGCATATCTACTACAGTAAATGTGTCATCGGCACCGCGTTTTACAGCCTTTCCATGATGAATCATATCGTCAATCGTAACCGGAATCGTTGAGTCATAGCCAAGCACTACATTGGCCACAGAGTCACCCACTAAAATTGTATCCACACCGGATTCCTGCGATAATTTCGCTGATGGGTAGTCATAGGCTGTGATCATCGTAATTTTCTCATTACTTTCCTTCATTTTTTGCAGCTTTGCCCGTGTTTTCATCTATTTTATCCCCCGTTTCCAATCAATTTCAGCTGAATAAAGAACTTCACGCTTTCCTGATTGATCCACAACGATAAGTGCACCGTCTTCCTGTATTCCTATCAAAACAGCATCCCACTCATAATTCCGCGTTTTTACTGTAACCGTTTCACCTATTCGGTAGGCAGCCGTTTCCCAATAAGGCTTAACAGCAGAAAAGCCTTCTTCCATAAATTGATCATAGATCGTTTCCATTTCTTTTAAAACTTTCTGAATTAAGGTCTCTCTTTGAAACGATGAGCCGGTTTCTATTTTTACAGACGTTGCGATATCTTTTAATGAAACTGGAATGTCCTCCTGATCCTGATTTACATTTATCCCCATACCGATGATGACATACTCAATCAGATCCTGTTCAGCCTGCATTTCTGTTAGAATACCAGCAAGCTTCCTGTCATTGAGAAATATGTCATTTGGCCACTTAATCCTGGCTTCTGCCTGACAAACTCCTTTAAGCATTCGAGTAATCGATACAGCACTGGCTAAGGTTAACTGTGGGGCACGCTGAGGTTCAATATCAGGTCGTAAAATCAAACTCATCCAGATGCCCTTGCCCTTTTGCGAATCCCAGGGGCGATGAAGCCTTCCCCGTCCTTTTAATTGTTCATCAGCGACTACAACCGTCCCGTGATCGGCTCCTTCTCTAGCCAACTGATGAGCAATCGTTTGAGTAGAATCTATCTGATCCTTATAGTACATCTCCTGACCCAGCCATTTTGTATGTAAGTCCCATTGAATCGTATTAATGCTCATTTTGTCAGGAAAGGATACAATACGGTAGCCCTTTCTGGAGACCCCTTCTATTTGATAGCCTTCCTGCTCCAATGCTTTCATGTGTTTCCAAATGGCAGCACGGGAAATATGCAGTTCCTCCGACAATCGCTGACCTGATACAAAGGAATCCTTTGCATTTGCCAGCAGGGTAATCAGTTTTTTTCTCGTCGATTCCATTGTTCCACCCATTCCATTATGGTTTGTTTTTCATTTTGCAAATTCCCATTAATGACTTGTCTTTCAATCTCATCCAGCCATTCACGCACCCAAGGTCCTGGTTTGCGATCAGGATAAAGCCTTTTCATCTCATGACCATTGATGTTCAAATCATTCCGGTTTTTAATCGGTAATTGATGATAGGCACGTTCTACTTCTCTTACTGTTAGTTGGGAATTTTCGGTTAAAACGGTTACCAAATGTACAAATTCTTGAAACAGTTCCGGCCTTAAACGATATAAAGTTTCCGGTGTCAGTCCCTGAACTCTGTAAAGCTGATAACCATTAATCAAGTCATACGATCGATGTTTAACCGCTTTTGACAGCTTCCACCTTTTACACCAGTCATCAATGGATACGGTTGGATAAAACAGATGCATACAGGCAATCGCCTCTGCTAAGCTGTAAAAGGGAGAAGAGATATGACTCAGGCACTTTTGAATAAGGGAATGATATTGTTTAAAAACAGGTAAGGACTGCCAAATATCAGTCTCATGGAAAATCGTCAGTGCCTTTAGAATATACGGGGCCTTCCAGAGCTTTTCCATTTCTGCTGCAATACGCTCTACGGCAATCTTTTCCAGTAAATGACGGTTCCGGAAACTAGCGTCTTCAGCCTCTTTTCCTAAATGAAAGCCTAATTGACTCACAAAACGCAGAGCTCTCATCATCCGGAGTGGATCCTCCTGAAAACGTTCATCTGCGTTGCGAACTGTTTCAATCCTTTTTTCGTTCATGTGTATCTGGCCTTCATATGGGTCAATAAGTCTGCCATCTTTGTCCATGGCAATCGCGTTCATGGTAAAATCCCGTCTGGACAAATCCTCGTGAATATCCTTCACAAACTCAACGCTTTCAGGATGACGAAAATCTATGTAATCACTTTCCGTACGAAAGGTCGTTACTTCATACGAAATATGATGATATCTGATTATGACCGTACCGTGCTCAATCCCAATTGGTATCGTCTTATCAAATATCTTCTGCACCTGTTCAGGGGTTGCATTTGTTGCAATGTCCACATCATCTATGGTCCGGTTTAACAAACTGTCGCGAACCGATCCTCCTACAAAAAAGGCCTGAAACCCATGTTCTTCCAGCTTCTCTAATACAGGGATAGCTTCTTTAAATTCTGGTTTCATATCTATTCATCATCCTTCAGCTAAGAGAGATTCGTAGAGCTGTTCATATTGCTTAACAATACGTTCAGATGCAAATTCACGATGTACCCGTTGCCTGGCTGCATGCGAAAATTGCTTCCACAAATCCTTATCTGATAAAAGTTTTACAGCTTTACTACTGATGTTATCAATATCCTGAACAGAGCATACAAACCCCGTTTCCTGATTCTGAATCACTTCCGGTATCCCGCCAATATTCGTTCCGATGCATGGTACGCCGCCTGCCATTGCCTCTAAAAGAACCAGTCCAAAGCTTTCCTTCTCTGAAAGCAGCAATTTAAGATCGGCAATCGAAAATAATTCTGACACATTTTCCTGTTTCCCCAAAAACAGAACATTTTCTTCAATCCCTAATTCTCTTACTAATTCCCGAACTGCGATATATTCGGGTCCATCCCCCACTAATAAAAGTCTTGCCGGCATTTTGTTAACAATATTGGCGAACACACGAATGACATCCGGAACTCTTTTCACCTTACGAAAATTAGAAATGTGGATCACTACTTTTTCATATTCCTTAATGCCTAGATTTTCTTTCAGTTCATGACTTTGATGCCTCTTGTAGTCTCGTTCATCAACAAAATTGTAAATGACGTTCATACGCTTTCTGACGCCAACTAAATCTTCCGTTTGCTTCTTTAAACTATTCGATACGGTTGTTACACAATCTGATTCTTCAATTCCATAACGTATGATATTTTTCAGGCTTAAGTCCACACCTAATACGGTAATATCAGTCCCATGAAGCGTCGTTACAATTTTTACATCACGCTTTGCCATTTGTTTTGCTAAAATAGCACAGACAGCATGAGGAACCGCGTAATGAACATGCAAAATATCAAGCTGTTCCTGATCAATTACATCTGCCATCTTACTTGCCAATGCTAAATCGTAAGGAGGATGCTGAAAGACAGGATAATTACTTACCTCCACTTCATGAAAATAAATATTTGAATACAGCTTTGTTAAACGAAACGGCATATTAGAAGAAATAAAATGAATCTGATGCCCTTTCTCAGCCAGTAATTTACCCAGTTCTGTTGCGATGACACCTGATCCTCCAACAGAAGGATAGCAGGTAATACCTATTCTTAATCCGATTTTCCTCACCCTAACTAATGCTGTCTTAACCTGTTTACTTAAAGACTTCACGCCATTGAAAATCACCGCGCTCCATCCCGTGAATCATAACCTCTGCTGCTGCAAGGTTGGTTGCTAAAGGGATTTTGTATACATCACAAAGCCTCAATAATGCACTCACATCCGGTTCATGAGGCTGAGCAGTTAAAGGATCTCTAAAAAAAATGACGATATCCATTTCATTCTCAGCAATCATCGCTCCAATCTGCTGGTCTCCCCCGAGAGGGCCTGACTGGAACCGGTGCACAGGTAAACCAACCTTCTCTACTACCTGCTCCCCCGTCGTTCCCGTGGCATATAATTGATGTCCTGAAAAAATAGACCTGTAAGCTAATACAAAATTCACAAGCTCAATCTTCTTTTTATCGTGGGCAATTAAGGCTATTTTCAAATTGATTCCCCTCTATTCCAATAAATTTTCAAGTCCGTAGACAAAAGCATTAACCTTTTGGACCTGATCAACAGCAAGCTTAACACCGCTCATAAAGGACTGTCTGTGATAGGAATCATGCTTGATCGTCAGTCCTTGTCCAGTGCCTCCAAAAATAACTTCCTGATGAGCAATCAGACCAGGCAGCCGGACACTATGTATTTTCATCCCGTCTTCATCGGCTCCGCGGGCTCCTGCTAACGTTTCCTTTTCTTCAGGGTGCCCCTGTTTTTTGCTTTCTCTTACCTGCTCAATAAGTTTAGCGGTTTTAACAGCTGTCCCTGATGGTGCATCCAATTTCTGATCATGATGTTTTTCAATGATCTCAACATCGGGAAAGTATTTTGCTGCCCATTTTGCGAATTGCATCATTAATACAGCACCAACAGCAAAGTTTGGAGCAATGACAGCTCCCAGTTCCTTTAGCTCGGTTAAACGTTGAATATCCGTCAATTGTTCATCTGAAAAACCGCTCGTCCCAACAACCGGCCGTACACCATTTTCAAGTGCCAAACGTGTATGATTGTAGCCTGCTTCTGGTGAAGTTAAATCAATCAGGACATCTGCACCTGCTTCCTGTAAAGCAGTTTCTGCATCTGTATAGATCAGTGCATCTAAATTTGGAAGACCTTCTAGATCGTTAACATTCATTCCCTCATTTTTTCGGTCAATACATCCCACTAAACGATAATTTTCTGTTCGTTCTATTAAGTGTAAGGCTTCACTCCCCATTTTACCCCTTGGTCCTGCAACGATAATATTAATCATCCTGTTCACCATCCTGTTCGCTTAATTTAGTCCATCTGTTTTTATCTCTTGTCTCAAATTTTGTCATAGCAGTATGAAATGATTCGCCTAAATCAATATTTAATGAATTGGCAAAGCAGGCCAGCACAAACAGTAAATCTCCCAGTTCTTCCTCAACCGTATTTTCTTTTTCTGATTTCTTTTTTGGCTTTTCTCCATAAAAATGATTAATCTCTCGGGCTAATTCTCCTGTCTCTTCTGTCAGTCTCGCCATTAAACTTAAAGGAGAAAAATAGCCTTCTTTAAACTGAGATATGTACTGGTCGACTCGTTTCTGCATTTCCTTCGTTGTATATTCGATATTTGACATGTAAATCCCTCTTTCAAATACTGGTCACATTAATGGTAGCTAAACTTGACAATTTTGACAAATCTTTTATTTCGCTTTATTGACATCATTTACTCTCTTTTTTAAAAACCACATATAAAGTTAAAACTAATTTGCTCTGCTATGGTGCACAATTTATAATGAGTACTGATGTATATTAGAAGTCGAGGTGACAACATGATAAAAGGTATAAACGCAAAAAATATTTTCTTTATTTTATTGGGGTCAGCTATTTTTTCATTTGGAATTGTCCATTTTAATATGCAAAATAATTTGGCTGAAGGCGGGTTCACCGGGATCACCCTCCTGTTATACTACCTCTTTAACTGGGATCCTGCTGTGATGAATATTGTGTTAAACATTCCTGTTTTCATTGTGGGCTGGAAGCTCCTCGGAAGATTAACCTTTATTTATACCCTGATAGGGACGATTGCTGTTTCCGTCTTTCTATGGGTTTTTCAGACCTATAAATTTTCCTTTTCGCTTGAAAATGATATGACGCTAGCTGCGTTATTTGCCGGTATTTTTGTCGGTGTAGGACTGGGAATTATTTTTCGGTATGGGGGCACGACAGGCGGATCTGATATTATTGCCCGGCTGGCGAATAAATACATCGGCTGGAGCATTGGCAGAGCTATGTTTTTATTTGACGCATTTGTTATTATTTCATCGATTATTTTGTATTTGGAACCGGTGGAAGGAATGTACACTTTAGTAGCAGTCTATATTGGTGCACGAGTCATTGATTTTCTTCAGGAAGGCGCATATGCAGCAAGAGGAGCAACCATTATATCTGAGAACAGTCAGCAAATCGCTGATACCGTTTTAAAAGAGATGGATCGCGGCGTTACGATATTAGAGGGACGGGGCAGCTACACCGGAGCCAAACGGGATGTTTTATATTGTGTTGTTGCCAGAAATGAAATTGTCCGGTTAAAAACGATTATTAATTCTATTGATCCTCACGCTTTTGTCGCTTTAAGTTCTGTCCATGATGTCATGGGTGAAGGGTTTACCCTCGATGAAGATAAAAATCCGATTGAATAACTCCAACCATCATACTCGTAAGACAGTATAAAACCCTGGCACTTATAGTACCAGGGTTTTTTATTAATCATCATTCATACCAACAAAAACTAACACAAAACGCAGAAGTTCCAGTAATGCTGTAATCGCTGCTGCTACATAGGTCAGTGCAGCTGCGTTAAGTACTTTTTTCGTTTCTCCGTGTTCATTATTTCTAATTACACCTGTGGAAACCAGTTGTTCCATCGCTCTTGAAGAAGCGTTATATTCTACTGGTAATGTTACCATTTGGAATAAAACGGCAGCTGACATAAAGATAATTCCAGCCAGAATGAGGCCTGAAGAATACATGAGTATACCTGCAATAATGATGATATAAGACATATTTGAGCCTAAATTGGCAATAGGCACTAAAGCATGTCTGAAACGCAGAAATGCATAGCTTTCGGCATCCTGAATGGCATGGCCTACCTCGTGAGCTGCAATAGCAGCTGCTGCCTGTGAATGTCCATGATAGTTATCTGTTGATAAGCGAACGGTTTTCGATCTTGGATCATAGTGGTCTGACATTACGCCCCGAACCTCTTCTATTTGTACATCAAATAGTCCATTTTCATCAAGAATTTTTCGTGCAACCTGTGCACCTGTCATCATAGATGAATTTTGGATTTTCGAGTGTTTCTTATACGTCTTCTTAACCTTGGATTGTGCCCACAAAGGTAAAATAAGAAGGATCGCAAAATAAACAAGAAATCCACCCATGCCTGCCATTAGCAACTCTCCTCCATTGTTATCTATATTTCTGTATAATCAAATTATAGACAATGGGATTATAAATCGTCAACTTTTTTGATCTTCTTCTCTTTCTTTTCCCCTTTATATTTTCTCCATCCCACATATAACAATGTGAAGATTATCACGCCACCTACAGAGAAAATTAACCAGGCGAAGGAGGCATCATCATCTTTTTCGTTACTTACAGGTGTGTCGAGCTGATTAAACGTTTCAAGCATAACATTTAAGGCATGGAGCATATCTTCTTCATTCTCAATTTGATTTAAATTTACAAATTGTTCATCCAGTTTTGACCAAAGCCTGGTATCCTCCCTGATCTTTATGGCAGGATAAACAATGCTGTAGAGATCCATAACCTGGGAAAACTCTGCCGGTAAACTTCGAGTCTCACTTTGCAGGCCGTTCGTTATCTGATTCTTCAGTTCATTATTCCATTTAGCCACCATTTGACTGTCAGGGTTTTTGGCACTCTCCATCATAAGGACAAATGCCAGTGCCTTGTCCACTTTTAATTCATGATTTTCAATATCAGATTGCAGATGCCTAATGGTATTTTCAGTATTATCAATAACATATTCCAGCTTTTCTTCCGACAAAGACAAATGATTCGTTTGCAAGGCCGTAACAATCTGATTTAACTTTTCTCCGGCTGCCTCATACTTTTTGGCATCAGTCAGTTCATAAACCGTGTAAACTTCATTCAGCAGATTATAGGGTTGTCCTTCCTGATGATGGGCAAAAACAGGTATAGTCATGGCTGTTAATAAAATGACCGAAAACATCAGTACTGATAGCTTAGCTTTTTGATTTTTTATTACCATAAGACTTGTCCCCTCTCCTTACACACTACTAATAAAACGGTATGCAGGTCGGGGAATATGTAGAACCTTAACTTTTGCTAAATGTTTTTCTTACATTCATGAAATAAACAAGTCCAATCGAAAACATACTTAACCAGAATGTAAAGTATCCAATTTCATTCATATACTCCATAAGATCCCCATAAACTGGCATCATTTCAAATACATAATCAATCACATCATTATGTAGCGTCCACACTGCAGCAACTACTAAGTGTCTCAGTTTTATTTTATAGAAAGGTGTATAAAGCACAGCCTGAACAGCCATAGCACCATGAGAAATAATAAGCATCAAAGCAACCGGGCTTAAGGATCCATTCATAAGGAACGTCAGCCCATTCATGACAACCGCCCAAATCCCGTACTTTACTAAAGTAACAAACCCAAGCGCTTCAATATATGGAGCATTCTTATCCAAAAGAAAAAACAGCAAGACGATAACAAAAAATAAACTTGCTGTTGGACTATCGGGGACAAAGATCAAAAATTTCGCAGGTGTGACAGACAGTTGACTGTCATACCATAGATATCCATAAACCGTTCCAAGAAGGTTGATAACAAATAACAATAACAGAAATCGCTTATCCATAAACAACGCTTTATATATACTCATAGATATAACCCCTCATACGTGAAAGGAAGCTGACCACATACAGCCAGCTTCCTCTAATTACAATGATTATGTCGTTCTTATGATAAGTAGTACTTGCCACCCATTATTCAGAACCTAAACCAGCAATAAATTCAGATAATTGCTGCAGCTCTTTATCAGAACCTTTAAATTGGTCGGCTGGCATGGATCCTGTACCATTTACGGCAATATCCTGAATTTCCTCAGGAGAAAGACCAGTTCCAATTAAAGGCGGTCCACTGGCTCCTTCTAAATTTTCACCGTGACAGGACATACAGCTTTGACTGGAGTAGACCTGATAGCCTGCACTTTCTTTATCAATCTCGACATCTTCTACAATTTTGTTTTTCTCAGCACGTGCTTCCCAATCAACATGACTGGCTGCTTCCCATGTCAGATAAAAAACAGCAGCCATAGATATTAGCATGAGACTTGTTGCAATCGGTCGTCTTGTTGGTCTGCGTTCAGGGCCCCGATCCAGAAATGGAGCAAGGAAAAGTGCACCAAACGCAAGTCCCGGAATAATGACTGTCCCAACGACAACAAAGTCACCACTGGCAAACGGATACTTCAATAGCTGGTATAAAAATAAGAAATACCAGTCAGGTAACGGAATATATCCCGGAGTTGTAGGGTCCGCCATGGTTTCAAGCGGAGCAGGTGCAGCAACTGTAAGACATAAAAATCCAACGAGGAATACAGCCCCAGCAAGCCATTCCTTCAACAGGAAGTTTGGCCAAAACGGTTCCGTACGACCAGGATATTCAGAATAATCTTTTGGAATGTGGCGATCATCATTTTCACGAACACGAGAATCGCCAACAAATTTCATTCCCTTTCCTCTATGCACCGGAAATCCCTCCTTCTTCTTTCAATTGATT from Virgibacillus sp. MSP4-1 harbors:
- a CDS encoding zinc metallopeptidase, with the protein product MGGFLVYFAILLILPLWAQSKVKKTYKKHSKIQNSSMMTGAQVARKILDENGLFDVQIEEVRGVMSDHYDPRSKTVRLSTDNYHGHSQAAAAIAAHEVGHAIQDAESYAFLRFRHALVPIANLGSNMSYIIIIAGILMYSSGLILAGIIFMSAAVLFQMVTLPVEYNASSRAMEQLVSTGVIRNNEHGETKKVLNAAALTYVAAAITALLELLRFVLVFVGMNDD
- a CDS encoding sporulation protein YpjB, giving the protein MVIKNQKAKLSVLMFSVILLTAMTIPVFAHHQEGQPYNLLNEVYTVYELTDAKKYEAAGEKLNQIVTALQTNHLSLSEEKLEYVIDNTENTIRHLQSDIENHELKVDKALAFVLMMESAKNPDSQMVAKWNNELKNQITNGLQSETRSLPAEFSQVMDLYSIVYPAIKIREDTRLWSKLDEQFVNLNQIENEEDMLHALNVMLETFNQLDTPVSNEKDDDASFAWLIFSVGGVIIFTLLYVGWRKYKGEKKEKKIKKVDDL
- a CDS encoding DUF1405 domain-containing protein gives rise to the protein MSIYKALFMDKRFLLLLFVINLLGTVYGYLWYDSQLSVTPAKFLIFVPDSPTASLFFVIVLLFFLLDKNAPYIEALGFVTLVKYGIWAVVMNGLTFLMNGSLSPVALMLIISHGAMAVQAVLYTPFYKIKLRHLVVAAVWTLHNDVIDYVFEMMPVYGDLMEYMNEIGYFTFWLSMFSIGLVYFMNVRKTFSKS
- the bshA gene encoding N-acetyl-alpha-D-glucosaminyl L-malate synthase BshA yields the protein MRKIGLRIGITCYPSVGGSGVIATELGKLLAEKGHQIHFISSNMPFRLTKLYSNIYFHEVEVSNYPVFQHPPYDLALASKMADVIDQEQLDILHVHYAVPHAVCAILAKQMAKRDVKIVTTLHGTDITVLGVDLSLKNIIRYGIEESDCVTTVSNSLKKQTEDLVGVRKRMNVIYNFVDERDYKRHQSHELKENLGIKEYEKVVIHISNFRKVKRVPDVIRVFANIVNKMPARLLLVGDGPEYIAVRELVRELGIEENVLFLGKQENVSELFSIADLKLLLSEKESFGLVLLEAMAGGVPCIGTNIGGIPEVIQNQETGFVCSVQDIDNISSKAVKLLSDKDLWKQFSHAARQRVHREFASERIVKQYEQLYESLLAEG
- a CDS encoding CCA tRNA nucleotidyltransferase, whose amino-acid sequence is MKPEFKEAIPVLEKLEEHGFQAFFVGGSVRDSLLNRTIDDVDIATNATPEQVQKIFDKTIPIGIEHGTVIIRYHHISYEVTTFRTESDYIDFRHPESVEFVKDIHEDLSRRDFTMNAIAMDKDGRLIDPYEGQIHMNEKRIETVRNADERFQEDPLRMMRALRFVSQLGFHLGKEAEDASFRNRHLLEKIAVERIAAEMEKLWKAPYILKALTIFHETDIWQSLPVFKQYHSLIQKCLSHISSPFYSLAEAIACMHLFYPTVSIDDWCKRWKLSKAVKHRSYDLINGYQLYRVQGLTPETLYRLRPELFQEFVHLVTVLTENSQLTVREVERAYHQLPIKNRNDLNINGHEMKRLYPDRKPGPWVREWLDEIERQVINGNLQNEKQTIMEWVEQWNRREKN
- the panB gene encoding 3-methyl-2-oxobutanoate hydroxymethyltransferase, translating into MKTRAKLQKMKESNEKITMITAYDYPSAKLSQESGVDTILVGDSVANVVLGYDSTIPVTIDDMIHHGKAVKRGADDTFTVVDMPFMSYHISREDTMKNAKRLFQETGAQALKLEGAGEVLESIRLLIQAGIPVVGHLGLTPQTVNVIGGYRIQGKNKKDAEELIENAKKVEESGAMALVLECVPEPLAKLITETVSIPTIGIGAGKHCDGQVLVYHDILKYGVDRLPKFVKPYGNVNDLIHSSIEQYVNEVKADIFPSTEYAYDMDEEEIPSLYGGKDK
- the mgsA gene encoding methylglyoxal synthase; protein product: MKIALIAHDKKKIELVNFVLAYRSIFSGHQLYATGTTGEQVVEKVGLPVHRFQSGPLGGDQQIGAMIAENEMDIVIFFRDPLTAQPHEPDVSALLRLCDVYKIPLATNLAAAEVMIHGMERGDFQWREVFK
- a CDS encoding nucleotide pyrophosphohydrolase; the encoded protein is MSNIEYTTKEMQKRVDQYISQFKEGYFSPLSLMARLTEETGELAREINHFYGEKPKKKSEKENTVEEELGDLLFVLACFANSLNIDLGESFHTAMTKFETRDKNRWTKLSEQDGEQDD
- a CDS encoding menaquinol-cytochrome c reductase cytochrome b/c subunit; amino-acid sequence: MHRGKGMKFVGDSRVRENDDRHIPKDYSEYPGRTEPFWPNFLLKEWLAGAVFLVGFLCLTVAAPAPLETMADPTTPGYIPLPDWYFLFLYQLLKYPFASGDFVVVGTVIIPGLAFGALFLAPFLDRGPERRPTRRPIATSLMLISMAAVFYLTWEAASHVDWEARAEKNKIVEDVEIDKESAGYQVYSSQSCMSCHGENLEGASGPPLIGTGLSPEEIQDIAVNGTGSMPADQFKGSDKELQQLSEFIAGLGSE
- a CDS encoding YitT family protein, with protein sequence MIKGINAKNIFFILLGSAIFSFGIVHFNMQNNLAEGGFTGITLLLYYLFNWDPAVMNIVLNIPVFIVGWKLLGRLTFIYTLIGTIAVSVFLWVFQTYKFSFSLENDMTLAALFAGIFVGVGLGIIFRYGGTTGGSDIIARLANKYIGWSIGRAMFLFDAFVIISSIILYLEPVEGMYTLVAVYIGARVIDFLQEGAYAARGATIISENSQQIADTVLKEMDRGVTILEGRGSYTGAKRDVLYCVVARNEIVRLKTIINSIDPHAFVALSSVHDVMGEGFTLDEDKNPIE
- a CDS encoding biotin--[acetyl-CoA-carboxylase] ligase; amino-acid sequence: MESTRKKLITLLANAKDSFVSGQRLSEELHISRAAIWKHMKALEQEGYQIEGVSRKGYRIVSFPDKMSINTIQWDLHTKWLGQEMYYKDQIDSTQTIAHQLAREGADHGTVVVADEQLKGRGRLHRPWDSQKGKGIWMSLILRPDIEPQRAPQLTLASAVSITRMLKGVCQAEARIKWPNDIFLNDRKLAGILTEMQAEQDLIEYVIIGMGINVNQDQEDIPVSLKDIATSVKIETGSSFQRETLIQKVLKEMETIYDQFMEEGFSAVKPYWETAAYRIGETVTVKTRNYEWDAVLIGIQEDGALIVVDQSGKREVLYSAEIDWKRGIK
- the dapB gene encoding 4-hydroxy-tetrahydrodipicolinate reductase; amino-acid sequence: MINIIVAGPRGKMGSEALHLIERTENYRLVGCIDRKNEGMNVNDLEGLPNLDALIYTDAETALQEAGADVLIDLTSPEAGYNHTRLALENGVRPVVGTSGFSDEQLTDIQRLTELKELGAVIAPNFAVGAVLMMQFAKWAAKYFPDVEIIEKHHDQKLDAPSGTAVKTAKLIEQVRESKKQGHPEEKETLAGARGADEDGMKIHSVRLPGLIAHQEVIFGGTGQGLTIKHDSYHRQSFMSGVKLAVDQVQKVNAFVYGLENLLE